A window of the Algoriphagus halophilus genome harbors these coding sequences:
- a CDS encoding RagB/SusD family nutrient uptake outer membrane protein — protein MKKIINIRYFLIGLGMSYFASSCVDLDEEVYSAVTADNFFQTNEEFISALGQAYTSLGGLGNHSGLWSINEIASDEIVVSHKGGDWFDGGVLLQLHQHEFKSDNPFFQNSWNFLFGGINTCNRLIFSFETLDNPNSAAFIAELRALRALYYYWALDAFGNIPIVTDFTDVEAPSTKPRQEVYDFVLSELNEIIPLLPVAKDGTTYGRMTKWSALMIRMKLYLNAEVYTGTPQWALAAADASEIINSGVYSLMPTYSNNFVINNSQSTENIFVYPYDKVFAGGFNWVMMTLHIVSQSTFNLTQQPWNGYQTVEEFYNSYVDPEKNPGTQGPVWKGLALEQSTGTIDGRLSNFLVGPQFRSDGTVLEDPGVEPTDPTGRNGDPNGPPLTFMPYLNEISPGGLRQAGARIAKYEFEMGGTNNMSNDFVIFRLSDAILSLAEAKFRMGETTEALALVNQIRARAGNLDPFTTLTEENLFEERGREMFVEMTRRQDLIRFKKYGEAWWPFEGMNRPKQVHSPGSYLELFPIPQPQILANPKLQQNPGYN, from the coding sequence ATGAAAAAAATAATAAATATTCGATACTTCTTGATTGGCCTGGGAATGAGTTACTTCGCTTCGTCCTGCGTAGACTTAGATGAAGAAGTATATAGTGCTGTTACAGCTGATAACTTTTTCCAAACAAATGAAGAGTTTATTTCTGCACTTGGACAAGCATATACATCCCTAGGAGGGCTGGGTAACCACTCCGGACTTTGGTCCATCAATGAAATTGCTTCAGACGAAATTGTTGTTTCCCACAAAGGAGGTGACTGGTTTGACGGAGGAGTTCTATTGCAATTACACCAGCATGAATTCAAAAGTGATAATCCATTCTTTCAAAATTCTTGGAATTTCCTTTTTGGAGGGATCAATACTTGTAATCGATTGATCTTTTCTTTTGAAACTCTGGATAACCCTAATTCTGCAGCATTTATAGCTGAACTCAGGGCATTACGAGCGCTTTATTATTACTGGGCTCTGGATGCTTTTGGAAATATTCCAATCGTAACAGACTTCACTGATGTGGAAGCTCCTAGTACCAAACCTCGGCAAGAAGTTTATGATTTTGTGTTGAGTGAACTCAATGAAATCATTCCACTGCTTCCAGTAGCCAAAGATGGTACAACTTATGGAAGGATGACCAAATGGAGTGCTTTAATGATTAGAATGAAGCTTTACCTCAATGCAGAGGTATATACAGGTACTCCTCAATGGGCTCTTGCTGCGGCAGATGCTTCAGAAATTATCAATAGTGGTGTTTACAGTTTGATGCCAACTTACAGTAACAATTTTGTAATCAACAACAGTCAATCCACTGAAAATATCTTTGTATATCCTTATGACAAGGTTTTCGCAGGTGGTTTTAACTGGGTAATGATGACATTGCATATTGTAAGTCAATCTACCTTCAATCTTACCCAACAGCCTTGGAATGGCTATCAGACAGTTGAAGAGTTTTATAACTCTTATGTTGATCCTGAAAAAAATCCAGGTACTCAAGGTCCTGTATGGAAGGGATTGGCATTGGAACAATCTACCGGAACAATTGATGGAAGATTAAGTAATTTCTTGGTTGGACCTCAATTCAGATCAGATGGAACAGTATTGGAAGATCCAGGAGTTGAGCCAACAGACCCAACAGGAAGAAATGGGGATCCAAATGGCCCACCGCTTACATTCATGCCTTACCTTAATGAAATTTCCCCTGGAGGGTTGCGTCAAGCAGGAGCCCGAATTGCGAAATATGAATTTGAAATGGGAGGCACAAATAACATGAGCAATGACTTTGTGATTTTCAGACTATCTGATGCCATCCTTTCGCTTGCTGAAGCCAAGTTTAGAATGGGAGAAACCACAGAGGCATTGGCCTTGGTGAATCAAATTAGAGCCAGAGCTGGTAACCTAGATCCATTTACTACACTGACCGAAGAAAATCTGTTTGAGGAAAGAGGTAGAGAAATGTTTGTTGAAATGACAAGAAGACAGGATTTAATCCGATTCAAAAAGTATGGAGAAGCTTGGTGGCCTTTTGAAGGAATGAACAGACCTAAGCAAGTACACTCTCCAGGAAGTTACTTGGAGTTGTTCCCAATTCCACAGCCACAAATACTTGCGAATCCAAAATTACAACAAAATCCAGGGTATAATTAA
- a CDS encoding SusC/RagA family TonB-linked outer membrane protein — protein MKKQVKLVFMLFLSFALCICQVTYAQQTRVTGKVTDAATGEGIPGVSILISGTTTGVVTDLDGSYSIEASPTDILRISFIGYTTVEEEVGNRTVIDVALAENIQALTEVVVVGYGTQEKKEITSAVTSVKSEDFNQGTVNDPAQLLQGKVAGLNIARPGGNPNSGFNVRLRGISSIGENASPLVVIDGVIGASLSTVDPNDIESMDVLKDGSAAAIYGTRGSAGVILVTTKKGRKGRSVVEFNSSVAVENVARTISVMNAEEYKAIPNSRDLGGSTDWFDEVTNTGLSFINNLSLGGGNESTSYRVSINSRNVDGVGINSGFDQLNARLSLTQRALKDKATFTVNISNTIIDREFGNENSFRYAIISNPTLPVFDPNPQSPDFGGYSERDIFDWFNPVSIAEQNIADGRDNRLLASIRGEYNFTSKFSGALFYSTQRETDWRGSYSPKTAKFGGGFGRNGLATIVNNERLNDLFEATLNYYENVNKLGMAFLAGYSYQEFFNQGDFTQAGNFLTDAFTYNNIGAALDFANGLASVSSYANSNKLVAFFGRANFNYDDTYLLSLSARYEGSTRFGANNKWGLFPAVSVGVNIANLVDLTGVSSMKFRASYGRTGTQPGESYLSLLRFGRQGNFFYNGQFVPSYGPVSNANPDLSWETKDEYNVGLDFVILNNKLDGAIDYYTRVTTGMILPINVPVPPNLFPTTQLNIGEMSNSGLEVMLNYRAIQNADFRWTTGVNFSTLKTNLRSLSAGDLSFGEVNYRSNFGSPGQNLTQLIRIQENGPLGQIWGPIQVGVSDDGSPIMKVIDGTAVDDEGNPVYCNCNDDRTQLGTAYPTLNFGFNNSLTYKNWDLNFFFRGSFGHYLINSYRGFYENTESTTVQNWNIVNTKYFDPNITKAEYNSTHVEKADFVVLDNATLGYNFNVQPGKAVGRIRAYVSVQNPFMFTGYTGVDPEVRYGDSEQNNDPLAPGIERRATYFTTTITTLGLNLSF, from the coding sequence ATGAAAAAACAAGTAAAACTGGTTTTCATGTTATTCTTGTCTTTTGCTTTATGCATATGTCAGGTGACATATGCACAGCAGACTAGGGTAACAGGAAAAGTAACAGATGCTGCTACTGGGGAGGGAATCCCGGGTGTAAGTATTCTGATAAGTGGTACCACGACTGGAGTGGTGACAGATTTAGATGGGAGCTATTCAATCGAGGCTAGTCCAACTGATATTTTACGAATCTCATTTATCGGTTATACTACCGTAGAGGAGGAGGTCGGAAACCGGACCGTTATCGATGTTGCACTAGCTGAAAACATACAAGCGCTTACAGAGGTGGTAGTCGTGGGGTATGGTACCCAAGAGAAGAAAGAGATTACCAGTGCCGTAACTAGTGTCAAATCAGAGGATTTTAATCAAGGTACTGTTAATGACCCCGCACAATTGCTACAAGGAAAAGTTGCTGGTCTAAACATTGCCAGACCAGGGGGAAATCCTAACTCCGGATTTAATGTACGATTAAGAGGAATCTCCTCAATTGGAGAAAATGCTTCACCACTTGTAGTTATCGATGGTGTTATTGGAGCCTCATTGAGTACAGTAGACCCTAATGATATCGAGTCCATGGATGTATTGAAAGATGGATCTGCTGCGGCTATTTACGGTACCAGAGGATCGGCTGGTGTAATCTTAGTTACTACAAAAAAAGGTAGAAAGGGTAGATCAGTCGTTGAGTTTAACAGTAGTGTAGCTGTTGAAAATGTTGCCAGGACTATTAGTGTCATGAATGCAGAAGAGTACAAGGCGATACCTAACTCAAGAGATCTCGGAGGTAGTACCGACTGGTTCGATGAGGTGACAAATACAGGACTTAGTTTTATAAACAACCTTTCACTTGGTGGAGGTAATGAAAGTACCAGCTACCGAGTTTCGATCAACTCCCGAAATGTGGACGGTGTTGGTATTAATTCTGGTTTTGACCAATTAAATGCCAGATTGAGCTTGACTCAAAGAGCTTTAAAAGACAAGGCAACATTTACTGTAAATATTTCCAATACAATAATTGATAGAGAATTTGGTAACGAAAACTCTTTTAGATATGCTATCATAAGCAATCCAACGCTTCCAGTTTTTGATCCAAACCCTCAAAGTCCTGATTTTGGAGGTTATTCAGAGCGAGATATTTTTGACTGGTTCAATCCTGTGTCCATTGCGGAACAGAATATTGCAGATGGTCGAGATAACAGACTATTAGCCAGTATCCGTGGAGAATATAATTTTACGAGCAAGTTTAGCGGTGCATTATTTTATTCCACTCAGAGAGAAACCGATTGGAGAGGATCTTATTCCCCAAAGACTGCTAAATTCGGTGGTGGATTTGGTAGAAATGGTTTGGCCACTATTGTAAATAATGAGAGGCTAAATGATCTATTCGAAGCCACATTGAATTATTACGAAAACGTGAATAAACTTGGAATGGCTTTCTTGGCAGGATATTCTTACCAGGAATTCTTTAACCAGGGTGATTTTACACAAGCGGGAAATTTCTTAACAGACGCATTTACTTATAATAACATCGGGGCGGCGCTTGACTTCGCTAATGGATTAGCGTCAGTTTCAAGTTATGCCAACTCAAACAAATTGGTAGCATTCTTTGGACGGGCTAACTTCAATTATGATGATACCTACTTGCTATCTCTAAGTGCCAGATATGAAGGTTCCACTAGATTCGGAGCTAACAATAAATGGGGTTTGTTTCCAGCAGTTAGTGTGGGTGTAAACATCGCTAACTTGGTAGACCTTACCGGTGTTAGTTCAATGAAATTCAGAGCCAGTTATGGTAGAACTGGTACACAGCCAGGAGAATCCTATTTATCCTTGTTAAGATTTGGACGTCAGGGTAACTTCTTCTATAATGGACAATTTGTGCCATCATATGGACCGGTATCCAACGCCAACCCAGATTTGTCATGGGAAACAAAGGATGAATACAACGTAGGATTGGACTTTGTGATTTTAAATAACAAGTTAGATGGTGCGATAGACTATTATACCAGAGTGACAACAGGTATGATCCTACCAATCAACGTACCCGTACCACCAAACCTTTTCCCTACGACCCAATTGAACATCGGTGAAATGTCAAATTCAGGTTTGGAGGTTATGTTAAATTATAGAGCCATTCAAAATGCTGATTTCAGATGGACTACTGGAGTCAATTTCTCCACTTTAAAGACAAATCTTAGAAGCTTGTCTGCAGGAGATTTGAGTTTCGGAGAAGTTAATTACCGCTCTAATTTTGGATCTCCAGGTCAGAACCTAACGCAATTGATCCGAATCCAAGAAAATGGACCTTTAGGACAAATTTGGGGACCAATTCAAGTAGGTGTCAGCGATGATGGAAGTCCGATCATGAAGGTGATTGATGGCACAGCTGTAGATGATGAAGGGAACCCTGTTTATTGTAACTGTAACGATGACAGAACTCAATTAGGTACCGCATATCCTACTTTAAATTTTGGTTTCAATAACTCCTTAACTTACAAGAATTGGGATTTGAACTTCTTCTTTAGAGGATCATTTGGTCATTATCTGATCAACAGCTACAGAGGTTTCTATGAAAACACTGAAAGTACAACTGTTCAAAACTGGAATATTGTAAATACTAAATATTTTGATCCGAATATTACCAAAGCAGAATATAACAGCACTCATGTTGAAAAAGCTGATTTTGTGGTATTGGACAATGCAACCCTTGGCTATAACTTCAATGTCCAGCCAGGCAAAGCAGTCGGAAGGATTAGGGCTTATGTTTCTGTACAGAATCCCTTCATGTTTACCGGATATACCGGTGTAGATCCTGAGGTAAGGTATGGAGATTCAGAGCAAAACAATGATCCTCTTGCACCGGGTATTGAAAGAAGGGCAACTTATTTCACCACTACGATCACTACTCTAGGCCTTAATCTAAGTTTCTAA